A window from Theobroma cacao cultivar B97-61/B2 chromosome 3, Criollo_cocoa_genome_V2, whole genome shotgun sequence encodes these proteins:
- the LOC18605473 gene encoding uncharacterized protein LOC18605473, which translates to MKADLKEANNEEKGGERETNEKISRSMMEENRKTQSACLKEVSQVCLHGCCPSPFLSAHEPQSKASKPTSTSAACRRDFASKTTSSIFPNTQFTNHESLPSVQESLAEFTKAYPQYSDTYQVDQIRAQEYYHLSLSNRTCLDYLGIGLFSYSQPQKHESPTCRIASSSFPVPPQSPPPILDIPFFGVSYKTGNLKTQLLHGGPASELESAIRKRIMTFLNVSENDYCMVFTANKTSAFKLLAESYPFQSNRKLLTVYDYESEAIEAMNNSSEKKGARVMSAEFSWPRLRIQSSKLRKMVESKEKKKKKKRGLFVFPLHSRMTGARYPYLWMSIAQENGWHVLIDACALGPKDMDSFGLSLFRPDFLICSFYKVFGENPSGFACLFAKKSTVSLLETSTSSGMVGLIPAEKLFRSVTESSGTDSEVEQTSKPNLLVDKPATPSSISGPIPVQASQSGRFEVGKTYEIQHADIAEKLKGLETTEISESEKAIDIIQEDYMKQEGEVECRGLDQVDSLGLVTISNRARCLINWLVNALLKLQHPNTKGIPLVRIYGPKIKFDRGPAIAFNVFDWKGEKVEPVLVQKLADRSNISLSYGFLHHICFTDKYQEEKDKVIERRSNEAKGLDGNKGKDKNDMGISVVTAALGFLANFEDIYKLWAFIAQFLDADFVEKERWRYTALNQKTFEV; encoded by the coding sequence ATGAAAGCTGATTTGAAAGAAGCCAACAATGAAGAAAAGGGTGGAGAAAGAGAAACCAATGAAAAAATATCAAGATCAATGATGGAAGAGAACAGAAAAACGCAATCCGCTTGCCTAAAAGAGGTATCGCAAGTATGCCTCCATGGCTGCTGCCCATCCCCTTTCCTCAGCGCACATGAGCCTCAGAGCAAAGCCTCCAAACCCACAAGCACTTCCGCAGCTTGTCGCCGTGACTTTGCATCGAAAACTACTTCCTCCATTTTCCCAAACACCCAATTCACCAATCATGAATCTCTTCCATCTGTGCAAGAATCGCTTGCTGAATTCACCAAAGCTTATCCACAGTACTCTGACACCTATCAAGTTGACCAAATACGAGCCCAAGAATATTATCATCTCTCGCTCTCCAACCGTACCTGCCTTGATTATCTTGGCATCGGCCTCTTTTCCTATTCCCAACCACAAAAACACGAGTCTCCAACATGTCGAATTGCCTCTTCTTCCTTCCCTGTGCCACCACAATCACCTCCTCCAATTTTGGATATTCCCTTCTTTGGTGTGTCTTACAAGACAGGGAATCTCAAGACACAGCTACTTCATGGTGGACCAGCATCAGAGCTGGAATCTGCGATCAGGAAGAGGATCATGACTTTTCTTAATGTTTCAGAAAATGATTACTGCATGGTTTTCACCGCGAATAAGACATCAGCTTTCAAACTTCTTGCAGAATCTTACCCCTTCCAGTCTAATAGGAAGCTTTTAACAGTCTATGATTATGAAAGTGAGGCAATTGAAGCCATGAACAATAGCTCCGAGAAAAAGGGGGCTAGAGTGATGTCAGCAGAATTCTCATGGCCAAGACTGAGAATTCAGTCATCAAAACTGAGAAAAATGGTTGAGagcaaggaaaagaagaagaagaagaaaagaggtcTTTTTGTCTTCCCGCTTCATTCAAGGATGACTGGAGCCAGATATCCCTACCTCTGGATGAGCATCGCACAGGAAAATGGGTGGCATGTGTTGATTGATGCGTGTGCATTGGGACCAAAAGACATGGACAGCTTTGGCCTCTCACTCTTTCGTCCAGACTTCCTCATTTGTTCTTTCTACAAGGTTTTTGGAGAAAACCCTTCAGGATTTGCATGCCTCTTTGCCAAGAAATCAACCGTTTCGTTATTAGAAACTTCCACAAGTTCAGGGATGGTAGGTCTTATTCCCGCTGAGAAGCTGTTTCGTTCAGTAACTGAATCTTCCGGCACCGACTCTGAAGTTGAACAGACATCTAAGCCCAACTTACTAGTAGATAAACCAGCTACACCAAGCTCCATCTCAGGCCCTATTCCTGTCCAAGCTTCACAATCTGGAAGATTTGAAGTGGGGAAAACTTATGAGATTCAACATGCAGATATTGCTGAAAAACTGAAAGGCTTGGAAACGACTGAAATTTCAGAATCAGAGAAGGCTATTGATATAATTCAAGAGGATTATATGAAACAGGAAGGAGAGGTTGAATGTAGGGGCTTGGATCAGGTGGATTCATTAGGACTGGTAACAATTAGTAATAGAGCAAGGTGCCTCATCAATTGGCTTGTTAATGCTCTGTTGAAACTCCAGCATCCTAACACAAAGGGGATTCCCCTAGTTAGAATATATggcccaaaaataaaatttgatcgGGGACCAGCAATCGCATTCAATGTATTTGATTGGAAGGGAGAAAAAGTTGAACCCGTTCTTGTACAGAAACTCGCGGATCGTAGCAACATTTCTCTCAGCTATGGGTTCCTACACCATATATGTTTTACAGACAAGTATCAAGAAGAGAAGGACAAAGTCATTGAGAGAAGAAGTAATGAAGCCAAGGGTCTGGATGGAAACAagggaaaagataaaaatgatATGGGAATATCTGTAGTTACAGCTGCATTGGGGTTCCTAGCCAATTTTGAGGACATTTATAAGCTTTGGGCCTTCATTGCTCAGTTTCTGGATGCAGACTTTGTGGAGAAGGAGCGGTGGAGATACACAGCTCTAAATCAGAAAACTTTTGAAGTGTAA